The proteins below come from a single Campylobacter concisus genomic window:
- a CDS encoding c-type cytochrome, protein MKVGKIITIILAVAICGIMVFMLSQTPPKKEKVATNAQPKVEQNFTKEQPKSSEEFASEDELKKVKELSLSVAKVHNEGVSKQYLTTCAPCHGANAKGVVAPDITHLSKDELLKKLADYKAGKVQNSLMKGLLTNVSDSELESLADEISKFKK, encoded by the coding sequence ATGAAAGTAGGAAAGATTATAACCATTATTTTAGCGGTAGCAATTTGCGGTATCATGGTATTTATGTTAAGCCAGACTCCGCCTAAAAAGGAAAAAGTAGCAACTAATGCTCAGCCAAAAGTAGAGCAAAATTTTACAAAAGAGCAGCCAAAGTCTAGTGAAGAATTTGCCAGCGAAGATGAGCTAAAAAAGGTAAAAGAGCTAAGTCTAAGCGTGGCTAAAGTGCACAATGAAGGCGTTAGCAAGCAGTATCTAACAACTTGTGCCCCGTGTCATGGTGCAAATGCAAAAGGCGTCGTAGCTCCTGATATAACGCATCTAAGTAAGGATGAATTGCTTAAAAAGCTAGCTGATTATAAAGCTGGCAAGGTGCAAAACTCGCTTATGAAGGGGCTACTCACAAATGTTAGTGATAGCGAGCTTGAAAGCCTTGCAGATGAAATTTCTAAATTTAAAAAGTAA